The Vannielia litorea genome segment GCCGCCCCGCCCCAGGCTGCCGCCACCATCGCCCGGTCGAGCCGGCGGCGGGGGCGGAAGAGACCGGGGGTATCGACGAAGACGATCTGGCTCTCGCCCTCGATCGCCACGCCGCGGATGCGGGCGCGAGTCGTCTGAACCTTGTGGGTGACGATGCTCACCTTGGCGCCGACCATGCGGTTGGTGAGCGTCGATTTGCCCGCGTTGGGCTCTCCGATGAGGGCGACGAAACCGGCGCGTGTGGTCATGGGGCTTGGCCTTGTTGGTTGAACGCGCCGGGAATAGAGGATTTGCGCGGGTTTCGCCAGCAAAAGCCTGCGCGGGCCTTGCGGGCCGGGGCGACCCGCCGCAGGGTTGCGCAAAGCCTCAGACGGAGCCCTCCCCATGCCGCAATCGCCCGATCTTGGCGCCCTCTTCGGTGCGCCGGACACCAAGACCTTTCTTGGCCTCGACCCCTGCCCCGATTTCAGCCCGCAAGGGGCCTCGGCGGCGCTGTTCGGGGCGCCCTGCGCCACGCCTTACGGCTCGGTCGGGGCCTATTGCCAAGGCGCGCCCGCGGCGCTGCGGCGGGCCTCGGGGCAGCTCGCGGCGAACATCGACCGGATGAACTTTGACCTTGGTGGCCCGACCTTTCCGCCCGGCACGCGGGCGGCGGTGGATTGCGGCGATCTGGATTGGAGCGAGAGCGACCTTGCCGCCAACCGCAACGCGATCCGCGAGGCGACGGGCAAGGTGCTGGCGGCGGGGGCGGTGCCGGTGGTGCTGGGAGGCGACGATTCGATTCCGATCCCGATGTTGGAGGCGCTTGGAGCGCTGGGGCAGCCAGTGACGGTGCTGCAGATCGATGCCCATATCGACTGGCGGCAGGAGCATATGGGCGAGCGGATGGGGCTGTCGTCCACCATGCGGCGGGCCTCGGAGATGGCCCATGTGGAGCGGATCATCCAGGTCGGCGCGCGGGGCGTGGGCTCGGGCCACCCGGACGACCTTGCCGATGCGCTGGACTGGGGCGCGCAGATCATCCCGGCGCGGCAGTTCCACGCCGAGGGGGTGGGG includes the following:
- a CDS encoding arginase family protein; its protein translation is MPQSPDLGALFGAPDTKTFLGLDPCPDFSPQGASAALFGAPCATPYGSVGAYCQGAPAALRRASGQLAANIDRMNFDLGGPTFPPGTRAAVDCGDLDWSESDLAANRNAIREATGKVLAAGAVPVVLGGDDSIPIPMLEALGALGQPVTVLQIDAHIDWRQEHMGERMGLSSTMRRASEMAHVERIIQVGARGVGSGHPDDLADALDWGAQIIPARQFHAEGVGAALAGIPEGAAVVICLDADALDPSIVPGVIGRSPGGLSYYQVLDLVEGVAARGRIVAMDLVEYVPEMDVDGLGALTLSRLLTACLGVIARAEG